CATAAGCTTGTCAACCTCAATTGAACTTGGATCATCAAgaattctttcaaattcttccGATGCTTGTAGAATTTCGATTAAATAAGAACTATTTTCTAAATACGATTGGTTTTTAATAGTATTGAGAAAACAGTCAAAGAacttatttgttttttcgGTTAAAAATGTGAATATCAAAGTAGATCTGGTTGCATCTatcttaattttaaaatgaGCATGAGTCTCCTCCTTAAAAACCTTACTCATACAAACATTCACTTGTTTGctgaatataaatagaGCAAAATATCTAATACCAGGTAACTGTATTGGATCGGAGGAACTTCCACTATTAAAAGTTATTCTAAAATTAGAATAAGAACTTTCAAATGGCTGCTGAATGTTAAACAAAGTGAAGCCATTATTGAATGACTTTCTTGAGATTAAAACATCTTCATTAAGATAAACATCTCTGTATTTAAAAGTTTCAAGGCCATTCTCGTCACTAACTTTTTCTAACTCTAATAAAGAATGGGAATAATGTAGCCTACTCTTTGAACCAATATTACTGCTAATTggattttcattaaataaaaacaaGCATGCGACtgaaatcaaaataattagtCGAAACATGCttatattcaatatcaACTATCTTCCACTTAATGCTGGGTATAAGATTTCTCGGAAAAACAAAACTGACTTcttatattgaaaataaccTGCGGAATAGATCGTAACTATGATTTGAATTAAGATATCAATAACTCTTActccaaaaattaattccgCCTTTAACTCTATATATTGGTACCCTTCTATTAAGCTTAAATTAATGGAAAATGAAGTGCTGTCTACTAGGCGCCAATCCTCTAAAGAATAGAAAAacattcaaattttaacAATATGAAATGATAATGCAATTAATTGCACGTAAATTCAATCActataatattgaatctttttttcattctgatttttatatattgaatCTAAGCTGCTATTAAATGTTTATCTCGTAACTACCATCGAAATTGAGCTACTTTGTCACTTTTGTATCTGAAGAATGTACGAATTTGATCAAGTGGGCGGATTTAATTgttcaattatttttttaaatatttatttgttctAGAGAGTGCGATTTTATTTGCATTAAATAAGTGAATTCAGCTTCATTGTTCTGAAATACTCATTTTTTGTAGTACTACTAGATATCAATTACAAATGGTTGTGTTAGAAGCagtaaatttgaaataatacatTAAGTTGAGAAACAGCACTTAGTTTTTTCAATTCTAGAGGTTTTATAGAAATTTACGATTTACTACGGTTCCCATTAAGCTAGAATTGGTTTTTTAAGAGAAAAAAACATTGtgaaaatttttcaatgAATGAGTGAATTCATTGGTAtcatttcatttttaacaCTCATTAATACATGAAATATGTAGctgttattatttaaagaaaatttactTGAATACACTTTTTACATCTATTAAGTAATAAAATTGTTTTCAATTGCGATCTTTTTTACAATACTTGTTGAGTTTATTCTGTTAAACCCTTCTAGTTTGAATGAATTTGCTTCTGCCAATTCAATGGCTGAAACATGAGTCTTTACAATAGAAATAAGAACTTTAGCAGGTTTAACAAAAACTCCCCATTTGTTAAGGAATTCATTATAGTTAAGATTAAGTAAATATGCAACTTGAATATACTTCCAGTTTGGATCTGATTTTCTATCAAGTAGAGAGCCGGAATACTGATCAAGAAGTTCAACCATATTTATATGAGGAATTTCAATACTAGCAACAGCACGATTAACCCCTTTCTTGAATTCATCTCTGGAAATGAGAGGAGTGACAAGAGTAAAGTACTTATTATAGAATTGTACTGCCAAACTAGTTAACTTGATGATGCTATATTCTGGTGAGGAAATCATGATTTTGAGCAACAAATAGCTTGTTCCTATACTATAGGGAGAAATTGCAAACTCAGTTTTTGGATACTCTGAAGATGTAAACTCTTTGAATGCGTTTTTAATATCCAAGTTCACCACAAGCTGTAAAAATGCGAGCATTTCTTCTGAATATTTACCAACCTGGACTTCCATATATACAACAGAAAGATCTTCATTTGAATTAGAGCATTGCTTAAGATAAAATATATCCTTATATTCAACAGGCAAAGAGTCCATATTTATCCTATTAATCCATTTTCCTTTATAACTTCCTTCTGGTAAGAATGCTTTTTCTGAGTAGTCAGTAGTTGAGATTTTTCTTGTAGAGTTTGTTTCAGAGTAACTTTCATCATTACTTGTAACATAAACAATTGTATTATTGTTAAACTCTAATAACTGATTTGAATTAGTTGAATTTAACTTATTTGTTAAATTGAAAtcattatattcaattataCTATCTTCTATATCAGCAAAGTTAGTGGAAACATTCAAAAATCTAAGGTTGCTTACATCGCTCACTGCTACAAAGTCTCTATTAAGCATTCTCCCAATCTTTAATAAGTAAGAGTTAACCTGCATTGGAGTACAGTTTCCAATAACTAATGATTCAATGGAGCccatttttattatgtAAGATGCAAAATCGACAAcatctttaaatttaatactttttaGAGCTTGAGAGAACATTGAAGGAGTCAtcatataaaaattaagaatttcaaaagaagTATATTCTGCCAGAGTTTTGCTTTGTAGAGAggaaattttatttagtATTAGCTGGAAATCTGACTTTGCATCATTAAAATGGTTCTTATTGACAAAAGTTCCATACTTTCTTAAGCCATTAAATACCGTTAAGAAGAAGTTATCAAAAGATGAAGTGTAATTCGTCCACTTAAATTCTATTCCCAAGAAAGAATTCTGAAGCTctgaaattgatttataATTACTTTCAACAATACATTCCCTGTATTCTGATGGAATTGCATATTTGAAGGACTTCATGAAAAGATAAGATAGGGTTACAAGCCTAGCATTTGTTTTTGGAAGAGATTGAAACCCATATACCACCAAAGATTTTGGCTGAATGAAAATTCTTGAGCTTAAGGAAATCTTTGGAACCCCAACATTAATAGGGAAGTAGAATGTGGAATAAGCAATTGGTGAAACAAACTCATTAAATCCTGATAAGACATTATTCATTAGCGTCTCATCAATATCTTCCGTCGTATTTGATGTATATTTGATATAAGATGCCAAAGATTCAACCAAAAGTTTTGGATGCACTTGTGGAGGTATATCATAAGTATAGATTTTATATTGTTTTGgataatttattacaatCTCAGTAATATTGAAACCCAAATGCTCAAATGCTAAATTCTTATTACTACCTTCAAATACCTCTAAAGTCTTTGTTGGGATATCAGTAATTAAATAGTTTGCATTCAAGTATCTTtctattttgaaatttggaTATTCTCCAGGTTTTGCTCTCATAAATGACCTACGAATTATTCTCATGAATGACATAAACTTTCTAGAGAACCAACCCCATCCTGATTCACCATAAACTTCACtagataataaaaagtcTTTAGAGTTTCTATTAAATGAGCTAGATGAAAATGTAACTACCATATTAAAtggatttaaatattctaatAGCATCCTTACATAGCCATGATTTATAGCTTCAAGCTCATAAGGTACTAAAAGTACATTTTCTGGAGAACATTCACTTTCAAAAAGTGACTTTACGATATTCTTGGAGTATCTGTAATATCCTGTACTTTTATACTGTTTGAGTATTCCTTGTTCTACACGTCTTATTTGctcatttaaatatttattatatcttGCAGTCTTTACAGCATCTAAAGTTCCAAAAATAGCTTGTATTACTCTAACTAACTTATCCCTATCAGAATCCACCAAAATTGCTTTTATAACCAAGTTAGAGAAACCTGTATCATGATTTACTATATCAACCTCGATTTCTCTAACCCAGCCCAGATTTGTCATCTTATCCAAGAATCCATCATGGAATCGTTGAGTTAAGAAGTATTTGACATATGATCCTAACTTATATTTCCAAAGCTTACTCTGATTTGGTATTGGAAATTCCATTGTAATGTATGCTTCTGGAGTTCGAGATTTAACTTCTATAAATTTCCCAATTAATGTATCATAAGGGTGAGTCACATTTCCAGAAAACTCTTCTGGCTTTCCTGGAGTGACACCAGTACTGAATAAGTCAGAAAACTCATTTCTTACTAGCTCTTCTACAGTTTCTAGACTTAAACTAGTTGCAATACTTAACACCATTAAGTGGGGACTatagtatttttttttaaaccTTATGGCTTCCTCATGAACTGAGAGATTATTCTTCGAAGGAATCTCTCTCAATGTTTCATTTGTGCCATATGGAAATCTATGGAAGGCATgagaagaatttgaaagttCTCGCTTTAATTGTAGTTCTTGCAAAGAATCAACACgtttaaatatttcagtCAGCTCTGTAACCTGAGAAATTGATTCGTCCAATGAACTCCAAGTAATTTTTGTCTTATCAAGTCTTTTTCTAAAAGCACTGACAGAAGACATGAAATActttgatttaatattatatgaGTAAATTGTAGaaaatttgtttgattCAACATTAAAGTAGCCGTTGTTATCATCCAAAAGTTTCCTAAAATCTGTGTCGCTTGTAACATTCTGTTCTTTTTTAAACAGTTCTTGTGTTATTAAATAAGATACGCCATCAATTCCTTTTGGGTCATGAGCACTCCCTACTTCTATTCCCAATGACAAAGAGGATGTGTAAAGTAAACTGTTTGATACCAAAAAAACTTTGAGTCCGTTATCTAGTTTGATATATCTATACTTATTTTCATCaccaaaatatttattaaattgatcATTATCAATTAATGTTTGGTATCTTAAAGGGCTCTGATTTTCTTGAAActcttcttcatttatCAATTCATCCATTGAATCTAGGCCATATAAACAGTTCAATCCATAAAAGCATTTTTTTCCactttcttttaatttcaaatactCTTCTTCTGAATGAAGCCTCTCTTTAAGGTTCtgtaaatcattaatatccGTTTGATTGAAGATGATATTTTCTGCAATATCATCTATATCTGTAACgttaataaataacttaTCCAAATCGAATTGATCTATTGGGTTTCCTTTTTCATCTGTAATCACCTCTATAAGACTAATTTCAATAGGATGCCTTGATCCGGCCTTTTGGCTCAAGCAAATTAGAACAAATAAAGCCCCTGCTAAAACAAAGAGCCTCTTCAAAAAACACATAGTTTGATaaaaaagtttaaataatgaatgtttattcatttgaaatacCAAGGAAAATGCTTTGTCGtttattctaataattaaacGCCCAACAATTTAAATGAACTTCTTcatttcaattaaaattcAAGTTTAGCATTCACTGCCTATTATTGGCCTGATTAAAATtccatttatttattaaccTGTTGTTTTTCCTGATTTTACTATTCATATCCCACACCCCcacaaatatttacaaCTTGATCAAATCTCAAGTTAATTCTCACAGGGATTTCTAATACAAATTCTGATACCTAAAtgatttttctattttatcattttcttgtaaaaattgaattttatttaaatcataaaATCTGTATCTTTCTATTCCATTTAAACCCTAATTTAGGATTGCTCGAATGCTCATGTATCCCGCCAACAAACAATTTCAAGATATCTAAGGAATCAAAAGgtgaaaaaataaaaattattcgGAGAGGGAATTTCTAAATCATTAAGATTTGTATGTTTATCGCCTACTAAATTTAAGTTTTCTTATAAGTGTTTGAACCCTTGAAAAAGAACTTATGTGTTAAATATATCTTGCTGCTCGTTAATGTCATAAAGACTTTCTGCAAATAAAAGTTTGGTAAACCCTTGAGGCAAATATGACTCAAGGGACTCAAAAAGTTCATAGTTTGTGTTTTGTGATTGatatgaaataaatagttTTGATGAGCTACCGAAATACTGccaatatttataaaacTGGTCAAATGTTAAAGCATCAAtaaattctaaataatcttttttcCATGAGCAAGAAAAGTGGGTATGTTTGGAAGCTCCCATATGTAAAGATGCTAGTGTGAATAAATCTTCTGACTCCGACCCTTCGTAGTATATTTTATTGGTTTTTGATGTGATTTGGCTGCCAAGGTTGTTTTCTATTAATCTTGCGTTTCTggaaagtaataataaaaattctttgGCTTTATTAAACCCTGACCTAGAAATCATCTTTGAAGGCCTGGAATAATATGTTAGGAAGAAATTGTTAAGGAGCTCGCCAAGTTCTCTAATGTTTTTAGTTGGGGACTGTAGCTTGAACTCAAGAACTAAATATTTACCAAGTATTATTCTAGGGAGCACTTTTAAAGAACAATCTGGACAAACTTTATCTGAGAACTCTATAAAATACTTATATGAATTGAGCTCTGAAACTATTTGAAGGAATGCCAAGTTCTGCTCGCTATAAAACCCATAATGAATTTGGAGGAGAACCATATTATCCTTGCTATTTTTGCTTGAATTAATGTAAAAGAAGTAAGAATTGCTGTAGTTGTATGGCAATCTACTCATATCACTGAATGAATTTCTTGTGTATCCAAGATTCTCAATATTCATAGCATTGTATGTGTTTGTATGAGTAGCTCCATTTGGCTTTCcaatttgattattattgtcGCTTTTAAGATCTTTAGATGTTGATTTTTTGCTTCCAGATCTAAGCATTCTTCCTTTCTCTTCAAAGctaaattcttcaaatccAAGAGTATTAAAATCTTCATTTATGTCTGAATTGACTTGTTTTGTTGAATTGAACATATTTTCCGTTGTGTTCAAAGAAAGCTCTAAAGATGAACTGTCCATTCCTCGAATGGTATTTACAAAACTGGATAggtaatattttatttgtatcGGAGTTGCATTTCCAAGTACTGATCCTGAAATTGAGaagtttttaataaaaaagttaGCAAAATCAATGAGGCTTTGAATGGTTATTTTGGACATTTCATCTTCTAGCCTGCTAATTTTCATAAATCCTGGGTCAAGCAACTGGTAGGAAAGCGAAAGAAGTCTGAgattatcattttctgaCTTGAAcgaattaataatatcttgGAAACGTTGTTTGGCATTCTGAAAGCTGGACTGCTTAATAGAAGTTTGGAATGTGGATAGAATATTTGCAATCTCATTCAAACTGTCGGGAAAAATAGAGGAATAACCCCTCCAACTAAATTCTATGCCATAGAAGAACTCTTGTAGCTCCCAATGGTGATAACttctttcaaaagaaaagttCTCATTTAGGTGGCTAGGCAAAACATCGTAAAGGGTATTTTGGAATAAGAACATTAGTATTGCTAGCTTTTCTGGGCAGCTGAATTCTTTTGGAGGATTGCTCGGGACCTGAAGTCTTACAGAAATCATTACATCAGGATTGAATGATGTCGGAAGGTAACAAAAACttcttgaaattgaatCCATTTTGTTTGTACTTAAAGCAACTACCAAATCTCTTGGATTTATTGGAgttgataaatttaaataagaaaagtCCGTAGAATTATTGGAAGCTTCTGATAAGCTTATTTCAGTAAGATTTTTAGCCTGTTTAAACTCT
This is a stretch of genomic DNA from Cryptosporidium parvum Iowa II chromosome 3, whole genome shotgun sequence. It encodes these proteins:
- a CDS encoding secreted insulinase like peptidase, signal peptide yields the protein MNKHSLFKLFYQTMCFLKRLFVLAGALFVLICLSQKAGSRHPIEISLIEVITDEKGNPIDQFDLDKLFINVTDIDDIAENIIFNQTDINDLQNLKERLHSEEEYLKLKESGKKCFYGLNCLYGLDSMDELINEEEFQENQSPLRYQTLIDNDQFNKYFGDENKYRYIKLDNGLKVFLVSNSLLYTSSLSLGIEVGSAHDPKGIDGVSYLITQELFKKEQNVTSDTDFRKLLDDNNGYFNVESNKFSTIYSYNIKSKYFMSSVSAFRKRLDKTKITWSSLDESISQVTELTEIFKRVDSLQELQLKRELSNSSHAFHRFPYGTNETLREIPSKNNLSVHEEAIRFKKKYYSPHLMVLSIATSLSLETVEELVRNEFSDLFSTGVTPGKPEEFSGNVTHPYDTLIGKFIEVKSRTPEAYITMEFPIPNQSKLWKYKLGSYVKYFLTQRFHDGFLDKMTNLGWVREIEVDIVNHDTGFSNLVIKAILVDSDRDKLVRVIQAIFGTLDAVKTARYNKYLNEQIRRVEQGILKQYKSTGYYRYSKNIVKSLFESECSPENVLLVPYELEAINHGYVRMLLEYLNPFNMVVTFSSSSFNRNSKDFLLSSEVYGESGWGWFSRKFMSFMRIIRRSFMRAKPGEYPNFKIERYLNANYLITDIPTKTLEVFEGSNKNLAFEHLGFNITEIVINYPKQYKIYTYDIPPQVHPKLLVESLASYIKYTSNTTEDIDETLMNNVLSGFNEFVSPIAYSTFYFPINVGVPKISLSSRIFIQPKSLVVYGFQSLPKTNARLVTLSYLFMKSFKYAIPSEYRECIVESNYKSISELQNSFLGIEFKWTNYTSSFDNFFLTVFNGLRKYGTFVNKNHFNDAKSDFQLILNKISSLQSKTLAEYTSFEILNFYMMTPSMFSQALKSIKFKDVVDFASYIIKMGSIESLVIGNCTPMQVNSYLLKIGRMLNRDFVAVSDVSNLRFLNVSTNFADIEDSIIEYNDFNLTNKLNSTNSNQLLEFNNNTIVYVTSNDESYSETNSTRKISTTDYSEKAFLPEGSYKGKWINRINMDSLPVEYKDIFYLKQCSNSNEDLSVVYMEVQVGKYSEEMLAFLQLVVNLDIKNAFKEFTSSEYPKTEFAISPYSIGTSYLLLKIMISSPEYSIIKLTSLAVQFYNKYFTLVTPLISRDEFKKGVNRAVASIEIPHINMVELLDQYSGSLLDRKSDPNWKYIQVAYLLNLNYNEFLNKWGVFVKPAKVLISIVKTHVSAIELAEANSFKLEGFNRINSTSIVKKIAIENNFIT